The sequence below is a genomic window from Lycium ferocissimum isolate CSIRO_LF1 chromosome 9, AGI_CSIRO_Lferr_CH_V1, whole genome shotgun sequence.
GCCACAAAGACCTGGTAAAATCACCGACTCACCCTTTTGTCATATACCTCATGGAGCAAGTCTTCAAAatgttatacatgcataaacaaAGTATAGCACACATATATTAGGCTAAAGTCATAAATTGACCCTTaaactatacccgaaaagtcattttcacacttaaactttagtggtgacctattacacacctaacATATAAAAAAGTGATACTAATTACCCCTCAGGACACCCAAACCCCAGCGCGTGTGTGCCGACCTTTTTGTGCGCGTGAACAGTTATTTATTACGcattaaacttaaaaaaaaaaaaaaaaaaaaaggaaaaatcattTAAATCCCTATCCTTCCCTTAAATGGTCATATACCATTACCCCTTCATCAAATATACCCGATCCATCAAATATTAAGAACCCTAATTTTTGTCTCCCAAATTCGTGAAATCAGCCCCAATTTGAAGCAAAGgtaatttttttctccattttttattAGCTCCTCTCCAACtaattttcccttttgttttccATTGTAAAGCTTCTTATTCTACATTGTAAAGCTTCTTGTTCTTCTGTAGGAACTGTTTTTTATCGATTTATtaatgtatgtttttttttcatttttttgtattAGTTCCTGTGTTTTTCCGTTGTTTTTACCGTGTGTGACTACCTTCGTTTATGCCTTTGGATTTCGGGTAATGAAGGTTCCATAATGGCTAGATTTGGCTTGTCTAAGATTTGTAAGGAGGAAGATGATCATGAGCTTTCTGAAGTGTGATGCAAGCATGGGTTTTTATTGCCTTTGATGACCTCTTGGACCCCAAGGAATCCGGGTAGAAGATATTGGAGTTGTCCATACTATGGTGTAAGTGATTTTTCATCAAGAATTGAACTTTTGTAGTTGGAAGTTTTATGCCTTTTACCTATATTTGATTGATTGTAAGGTGCTAGATCATGTGATTTTTATCGTTGGAAGGATGATGAGATTGATCCAAGATCCAAATTTATGATTCCTAAACTAGTGAGAAGAATTGGTGAACTTGAAGCATCATTTGAAGCTTCCGCAAAAGTTGATAACAAGCCTACTATGTCTACAAAATCTGTAGAAAGCAAAATTGATATGCAAAGCATAGAGATTGAAATGGATAATTTTGGAGAACAAATTAAGAAgatgaaagaaaaggagaagaagtGGAAGAGCAAGCTGGCCAAGTCCAACAAAAGGGAGACAATACTTTGGATTGCCTTGTTGTGTATTGgcattttagttttaagttttgtGTTTCAAAGCATGTACTTAAGAGGTTATAATATGAAGTTTCCCTAAGAGGTTAGTGTACTTGTTAAGTCTTTATTAGATCTTGTTGGTGGTATTGGTAATGTTAATTAGAACTTCTTGGGGCTGTTGGTAATGTTTGGTTTAGTTTGATTTTTGAAACCCTTAATGTTTGGTATTGCCAAGTATGTATCAAAATTCGGAAAGTGGAAAGCAAAGAAATTCggaaataaaacataaataaattacaAGCCGACAAAAAATTCATACATAAACTTTAAAAGTGACAAACACGGAGATCTAATCTAACACTATGATCTCCCTCTTTTTCTTAACAATGAAGACTACAGTGTTCCTACCTTGACAGGCTTGGAAACACAACACAATCCCTGTCCTCAATCCGTTAGTATCAATAAATTGTTTCCAGCCTTGAGATAGGCGCGTATATGCACCAACTTTGTACTTCATATGGTACGCGTGATGGTCGTACAAATGGTTTCGTGgtcaaaatttggaagaaattcCAAAACGTTATTAGGAAGGATCTGCAAAAAATACATGTTAGTACTAAAACTAAaacaattgaaaataaaaaatgatctCGTCATTATGAAATTAACACGTACGAAGTCATCATTTTCAACGTACGATCTCGTTAACGTTTTCTCGAAGTATGCCAGCATTTTGGACTGAAGACTCATCTTAGAGTGAAGGGTAGAATGAATGAGAGTTTTAGTGAAAGAGTTTGGAGTGAAAGTTGGAGAATGAACTAATTAGTTTTTGAGTGAATTAGGTATAATGGCTAGACCTATTTGTAATGTGTGATTCATTTAGTGTCCCTAACAACTAACTAAGCAGTCACTAATATTCAATACCAGTTAATACACTACCATTCAAAACTATTCACAAATGCCAATACGTTCAAACTTAAGACCACCACAACCACGGGAACTACACTATCATTCAATACCATTCAGTACACATATGCCAATACGTTCAAATTGTTGaccattcattttcattcacaAAAATATAGTTAATCAGATATGCCAATTTAGTACAAGACACTAAAAAAGTTAAAAGCAGTCACAGCTGCCCTACCTATGCCAATTCAGTACAAAACACTAAAAGTTATGACTTTTGCCAAAAGCTAAATGCAGTCACAGCTGCCCAAAAACAGTCCTAAGTGCAGTCTCAGCTGCCAAGGACAAGCCTAAATCCTAACCAAAAACCTTCAAAGTTAATTTTTACAATGCGATCAAAAGCTAAAATAGTAACACCAACAGAATGCAGTCATAGTGGAGTAGTGGAACTTCCTTGGCTCGATTGTGTAGCTTTGGCCATTTTTCCCCTCATTTCTCCAAGCTGCCTTGAGGTCATAGCATCTTTTCCCTTCCACTTCACACCACATGTTGCCTTATGTCCAAGAACACCAGTTACCACTGCTGAAGACTTAACAGTTCTAAACCTTTGACTTGGCAGCCCAGGCTACATAAATGAAATAAGGCTAGTTAATGATATTTGTAAGTAACTAAGAGTTAATAGAAAATGATAGCCGAGTGATAAACAACTTACATTAATGATTGTTTGCCCACTTTGTGTGTGCAGCACCCCCATTCCAACCATACTTGGCCTGCTAATACCAACATtctacaaaacaaaagaaagcatTAGAAGCTATTAATTTATAACTTATTATTGAATTATAAAGTAGATTTACCTTCTTTGAACCTTTTGGTCTACCCCTTCCTCTGCTAGTTGAAGCAGCTGCATTACTTGAATTTGGGACAGCAGCAGCAGTTGTAGGATGTGGGACAGTAGCAGCAGTTGTAGGATGTGGGACAGTAGCAGCAACATTACTTGAATTTGGGCCAACAACTGCATTACTTGAATTTGGGCCTGTAGTATTAGGCTCCCTAAAACATCTCCTTTTGTTGTGACCCTTGGTATGACATTTGCTGCATGTCATCTCAATTCCCCTCTTGGATAATTTTCTAGTTTTCTTGTTTTCTGTAGCTTCTTTCCTCCTTGCTTTCTTGGGTCTGCCGCTGTAACTTCCTTACTTCAATTGGTATAACAAGAGGACTTGTTGATTCTGGCCACATCTTCATATTCAGAACTGGCTAAATGAAGTGGTTGTATgtctttatgtatttttctcttttatacGAATGAGAAATGTAGTCCACTGGGTTAAACTTCCTATGGTGAAGAGCTGCTATTGCATGAGGGCATGGTATGCCCTTCAACATCCATGCTCTACATGTACAAGTTTGCCTAGGCAGATCCACAATATGCCTATACTGTCCATGAAGCACCTCATACCCTGTATCAGAATTCCACTCAATACTACATTTCATGGACTTATTTGTGTTGTCTCCTAGTAACTTCATTGCCATTGGAGAAACATCACAGATCCAACTGTTACAAAACTCCCTCATTTGTCCTAttctcttcatcattttcacccgTATCTCCTTAAGCATTGGAATTATACTTTTGTGTCTTGCAGCCAATATCCAAGAGTTAAAACACTCAGCCATGTTATTATCTACACTATCAACTTGTGTGGTATATTTGAAGTAAAGCTTACTCCATCTTTCTGGATTGTAGTACATCAACTTACCAAGACAAGCCTCTCCCAATGTTTTCATGTAGTCAAGGTTATCATTCAACTCAGCCTCGAATGTGGACCTTGCACACCTccaaaaatagtttcttctctcaagacctctgtAATCTTTGGACCAATTTGCCAACACATGCCTAGCACACATCCTATGCTCAACATTTGGCATTCTTTCCTTTATAGCACCTTCAAGACCCTATGAACAATAAAAAAGCTGGTTGTTATTAAACAGCAAATGAAGAGTAAGAAAcaattatgaatatgatgtaATTAAACACTTCATATTACCTTTTGCATATCTGTTATAACTGCCATGTCTGTCCCATCTCCCAGCTGGAGATCTTCCTTTAGAATTTTAATAAACCATGTCCAATTATGCTTGTTTTCAACCTCAACTACTGCCCAAGCAAGTGGCAGCATCTGATTGTTTCCATCTTTACAAACAGCAACAAGCAGCTGACCTTTTGAAATTCCCTTTAAAAAACAACCATCCACACCAATACATTTCCTACATCCTGCCAAGTATGACTTCTTCATTGCATCAAAGCATATGTAGAAGCCTACAaatctttttcttccttcaattgTCTCTTCACTAAGCCTTACTACACATGTACTACCTGGATTAGACCTTAGCAACTCATCTTTGTAATCTAAAATTCTGCCAAACTCCTTCACATGATCACCCATCATCTCTGAAATCACCTTGTTTTTTGCTCTCCTACACACAGTCCTTCCAACATAAAGATCCAACTCCTTTTTAATAAGCTGTTGGAGCTCAAAAATTCTAATGCTTGGTTATTCCTTTATCCTCTCATTATAGTGACTGGCTAAAAATTTGAAGTTGCAAAGTTTGTTTCTATTTGTAGGGTCACATTTGTGAATTGGATTATAGTTCTTCACCACAAAATTGTAAGTCCTAGAGTCAAAACTGGCAAATAAAAGCCAAGGACAATTCTCTACACACCTAACCCTTACCCTTAAAGGTTCATTAACATGCTTTTCAATAGCAACATGTTCAGCAACTGCATACTTAGTAACAAGAAATTTCTAAAATCATCAACAGACTCAAACTGTAGACCTGTTTCCCATGTAACCTTCTTGCAAGTTTTATCAAACACAACTCCTGGTTTTACCTtccttcttcttgttttttgtCTTTGTTCAACCACTTCTCCATCATCATCAGTACAGTCATCTGGATCAGTCTCAAAGCTAGCAGCTTCATCAGAAGGGTAATATGGCTCATCTCCAGCCAACTTGCCTTCTAAACCATCTCTAGTACCACCTTCTGATTCATCAAACCCCACATCTGCCCCTTTTCTTCCTGTTCCTAACTTAACATGTGCAGGAACAAGAGGTCTTTCACCcctcttccttcttttcttctttccatCTCTCTTTTCCTCTCTAAAAGCCCTTAGCTCCTCATCTATATCACTCCCACTAACTTCTActccttcttcttcaacaaATCCTTTTAGATCTGATCCTAATTCATCCCTATCACACTCATCATTATCAATTCCAGTTCTGTTTTTTGAAGAATTAGCAGTGGTAGGCAGTATAGTGGCAGGACTTAGATAATTGGGCGCAGTAGTAGGACTAGTTGGAATGAGGGAATGGATTGGAGGAGTAGTAAGTTGTTGAGGTGGAGTTGTATTTTCTTGGATGAGAGGAGAAGTGGGAGGATTAGTAGTTTGGACAGCCTCATCAAAAGCTGCATTTTCCACATGAGATGTTCCCTCACTACCCCCTTTTTCAAAAGATACTCCActttctccccccccccccccccctcccccacatGGGTTGCATATTCTAATAAGAGTGGGGCCAATTGAGGCTCTTCAACTATGTGGCATACAAATGCCTCCAAAATATCCCCATCCCCCAAACATGCTGCAATTCCCATTGTATCCCTATCGGATGTTATTTGTATCAAGGGTAAGCTTTTAGGCAATCTAGCATAAAGGGAGCATCTCCCGGGGTCATAGCCTAAATCTCTCACACAATCCATCAATTTAAAGTAGGAAAATTTATCTATGTCCACATCATAAATATCAGTAACCTCTCCCCCAACATATCTTTCTTTACCCTTACCTTTTAAAAGTCCATCATAGTAAAATCTCAAAGTAATCAGTTCAAAAGATAGCTTACAACCTGAAAATTGCACAGTTCGATTTAAGAAGTAAAGTCACACACAACTACTTATTACAACATATTGGACATATttaagcatgaaacacagtagaattgaaggaaaaaaaaaaacttctaaaAAAACCTAGTTCAAGTCGCAATAAACAGTACTAACATTATACCACTTTTATAAACACAATACTACTTTTTTTAAACATATTCAAGCATTTACCATGACATTTACACAGTATAATCCATAAAAAACTAAACATGTAAAAAACCCTAGACGTAGTGGATTTACACAAAATAAAGTGAGAGAAACTTTACCTAGTCGTGAAATAGGTGTGATCTTCACGAAAATCACCAAAAACACCAGTGCAACCCTTAGATAAGACTTAAATCaaaaaccctaactttgattATAGGTGTAATAGAGAGATTAACTcaacaaacacaagaaaatccaaaaaatatttaccagATTGTGTTGAATCTCGTCAGAAATTGAAGGATACGTAGGGTTTTTTTAATGGGTGGGTAAAGATGAGTGTAAATTGGGTGTAATCGGGTGGGGTAAATGAAATGCAAGGGGTGAAACGAATCGGGTTTGGGTTAATGAATGAGTCGGCGttaaattaattcatttaatacGTGGCAAAACGATAGGGCGAGTGACTACCACGTTTTTATTAAAACTTGGGTTTGGGTGTCCGGAGGGGTAATTAGTATCACTTTTTTATATgttaggtgtgtaataggtcaccactaaagtttaagtgtgaaaatgacttttcgggtatagtttAAGGGTTAATTTATGACTTTAACCCATATATTAATAAACCATAAGAGGTACAAGATGTAAGCCATCAAGCACCATAAGCATTAATTATAACCACATCATGTGTCCTCGTAGTGAAATCACTCGACTTAACTGAAGACCCTCGCAGATAGAACTAATAAACTTGAGCAATGGTCCATGGGCCCTTACAATTAAACTGCTAGACCTAATTAAGAAATATCATATCGATATCAACTCACCAGATCAAACTAGGGTGGCAATTGGGCTGtttgggttgaagttgggcTAAAATAGATGGGCTCAATCAATAAATGGGCAATATCCAACCCTGCCCAAAGTGCATTTAGGTTGGGTCAAGATGGGCTAAATAATGGGTCGTAACCCAACCCGCCCAACTTGACCCAATTCTTTACAATATTCTCAACTTTTAAACAAATCAgaaatcaatatttttaattttttttttataatataggGTCTTTTGTTTTACAAAATCAGGTGAGTTTGCTTAGATATCACCTATGTATATTCTCCATTTTAAGTTTCAAGATGGTCTCTTTTTTACTATAATGACATTGAGCTCTGTTGATCTCAATAATACTCAAGAATCAGAATaattaaaaagagaagaagaccATTTTTCTTTTAGATTCTTCTTAACACATTTATCTAAAAATGAAGTCATTCAGTGCAACTTGATGTAgtatatatcttgtatatacACACCagattcaaaagaaagtagGCAAATGCAGCTAAAACTCACTGGGATTTGGATTAGCCAATGAATGCGTCAATTTGGGTTAAAGTAATGGGCTACTTTGGATAAATGGGTTAAGTTGGGCTAGCCCAAACTTAGCCCATCATAATTCTATGTCATGCCCAGACCCATGAAAACCTGGGCGGGTCAAGTAGGTCTGGGCCGAAATTGCCACCCCTAGATCAAACCACATAAGACATATTGTGCAAGCCAAACATCAATTGATATCATGgagctgtcacaccccaaaatGAAACACCCGAGGCCAGTAAATTTGCACCAGAGAAACTAATTTAGTGCAATAACTATCCTCTTCGTCACGTATTTCAATTTGCTTAAGTAACAACaatattaaataatataaagaaaggCAATATCATTAATTCCAGATTACCAGTTCAACATGTTTATAACTCACGAAAACTTAAAGTTAAACATGCCATTTGCAAAACGATACGAATACTTActcataataaaaaaaagttgacacaaTTCATCTATGTAGCCTCTATAACTCTATGGGTGAATGAATAAAGTAACAGGGTTAGCCCGTACAATACAAAATAATGAAGTGTACCATGATCTGAGCTTGCACGCAAATCGTCCTTTTCCCGATCCCTTAAACCCTGACATCATGAAAATGATGCCTGAGTAATTGGGATTGTGTCATAGCCAAATTAACCACCTGATGATAGGACGGGAATTATACATGAATTATATTAGCCTATTAATATATTAtcaatttaatataatttatattatttatgaatttaaaaTCAACAAATTTTTAAGATTACAATTTACAACTACATACTCCACTACTCTACTTCATAGGCCTCTGTTTACTGCAGTTTGGTTTATTCCGCCAATTATGGTGATATCTTCATGTAATATGTGCAAACGGTTTCTGATATGACACAGAAGATCATAGCCATTCACAGGGATGATATTTCCATGTAACAATGTtgctttgcttttctttttgtctcAAACCTCTACtaatcttttccttttttgtttttttcccaaTTCCTTTTTGTTCGTTACTCAAATTAACCCACATTGAATGAGCTGAACCTACGTGGAGAACAGACAGCAAGTTCTTGCCTACGTGGCCACCTCAGACTTCTCAAATCTGCCACGTCTTATCCATAAACGACTAGTACGTCACCGTCTACGATTTCTATACCTCTGTGTATGTTCGTACTCAATAAAAATGACAATCGATCTCATCAACTCCAGCTATATTATGTCGACATTAAGATATGCAATTTCTCGATACCTGAATAAAGTTTTGCATGTGTTTGTCCATTTTATCGTGTTCATTCTACATGACATCTGTCGTCTTTATCCATTGACAAGGATTATTATCAAATAAGTAATTTCATCCACTTCATATAAATGTGTTGTCAATTACCTTTCCCTTCACATATActaattcataaacaacttttCAGCCATATTACAAAATTTCCAGCATGGATATAGCGCTTAGAGATCTGGGTTTTGATCCTTCCATGATAGGTGCCCTTCACGACATGTTCGACATCATAGACGACACAACAGAGCAGAAACCTCAGCATCCATCGAGAGCTTACATTCGAGACACAAAGGCCATGAGAGCAACACCAGCAGATGTAATGGAATACCCTAACGCCTACCAGTTCTTAGTGGACATGCCAGGGTTGAAACCCGACCAAGTGAAAGTCCAGTTGGAGGATGAAAACGTGTTGGTAGTGAGCggagaaaggaaaagagagaaagaaaaggaagagaaagaagggataaaGTATCTGAGAATGGAGAGGAGGTTTGGGAAACTGTTGAAGAAATTTGTGCTGCCGGAAAATGCTAACACAGAAGCGATATCGGCGGCGTTTCAGGACGGTGTGCTGGTGGTGACGGTGGAGAAGCGGCCGCCGCCAGAACCCAAGAAGCCAAAAGTGATTGAGGTTAAGCTGGGAGAGAGCACTACTGGCACTAGTGGTGTTCAAGCAACTGATGAAGGAGGAGCAGGTGAACGAGTCCAAGATGGAACTGGTGGAATAAAGACTGATTAATAAGTTTGTGTTATATATCTAAGTGATCATGCAGCCTATATAGTGTTGATACTTGCTAAGTTTGTTTTGCTGTTAAAAGTTACGGAGTATGTGAAACTTAATGTGGGTTGTACGTCCTAGAAGTtg
It includes:
- the LOC132069202 gene encoding uncharacterized protein LOC132069202: MTCSKCHTKGHNKRRCFREPNTTGPNSSNAVVGPNSSNVAATVPHPTTAATVPHPTTAAAVPNSSNAAASTSRGRGRPKGSKKNVGISRPSMVGMGVLHTQSGQTIINPGLPSQRFRTVKSSAVVTGVLGHKATCGVKWKGKDAMTSRQLGEMRGKMAKATQSSQGSSTTPL
- the LOC132029586 gene encoding 17.1 kDa class II heat shock protein-like; its protein translation is MDIALRDLGFDPSMIGALHDMFDIIDDTTEQKPQHPSRAYIRDTKAMRATPADVMEYPNAYQFLVDMPGLKPDQVKVQLEDENVLVVSGERKREKEKEEKEGIKYLRMERRFGKLLKKFVLPENANTEAISAAFQDGVLVVTVEKRPPPEPKKPKVIEVKLGESTTGTSGVQATDEGGAGERVQDGTGGIKTD